In a genomic window of Mycosarcoma maydis chromosome 5, whole genome shotgun sequence:
- a CDS encoding putative alpha-amylase has translation MASSANKHADKHEHNYTMMQAFEWYTQGEGKHWQWLGDNAKRFADMGITAVWIPPPTKGASASSTGYDIYDTWDLGEFAHPRDEKAGVKPPNRTKYGTREQLEKAMQELRKNGISIYVDAVLNHRMGADELQTFKARMVDSNDRTKFCSDPYDIQGWTKFTFPGRKDKYSDFKWGFEHFAGVDWDQKSDTKAIFRIEGDGKSWATDVDKENGNYSFLMGADIDHSHPDAKRDLLNWGAWIMRNFPVAGFRFDAVKHISREFIHDFVKHIREEARKLREERGLEPADESEGPIAFSVGEFWKDSLGSCLEYLGKFGDEQFSLFDAPLHYNFKEAGDGAESYDLRKIFDDTVVQARPIDAVTLVDNHDTQQGQALESTVPAQFKPLAYSLILMRIDGYPCVFLGDLDGCNPTGIDNGEGKADPMADLEKFVKARKYYAYGEQKDVWDHPNCVAWVRTGTKADDGSGYDASVTIICNGSAQGTKWVEVGKRYAGQNFVDVIGWFQGQAKVNEDGWVEVHCHPRSASIWVPEDSKHREFF, from the coding sequence ATGGCTTCCTCCGCCAACAAGCATGCCGACAAGCATGAGCACAACTACACCATGATGCAGGCTTTCGAGTGGTACACGCAAGGCGAGGGCAAGCACTGGCAGTGGCTCGGTGACAATGCCAAACGCTTTGCCGATATGGGCATCACCGCCGTATGGATCCCGCCTCCCACCAAGGGCGCTTCTGCTTCAAGCACAGGTTACGATATTTACGACACCTGGGATTTGGGCGAGTTTGCGCATCCTCGAGACGAGAAGGCTGGTGTGAAGCCTCCCAACAGGACCAAGTACGGTACTCGagaacagctcgagaaggCTATGCAGGAGCTTCGCAAAAATGGAATTTCGATCTACGTCGACGCCGTGCTTAACCACCGAATGggcgccgacgagctgcaaacCTTTAAGGCTCGCATGGTTGATTCAAACGACCGTACAAAGTTCTGCTCCGATCCCTACGACATCCAGGGCTGGACTAAGTTCACCTTTCCCGGCCGAAAGGACAAGTACTCTGACTTCAAGTGGGGCTTCGAACACTTTGCCGGAGTTGACTGGGATCAAAAATCAGACACCAAGGCGATCTTCCGTATCGAAGGCGATGGCAAGAGCTGGGCTACTGACGTCGACAAAGAGAATGGTAACTACAGCTTTCTGATGGGCGCAGATATCGACCATTCGCATCCAGATGCCAAGCGAGATCTGCTAAACTGGGGTGCTTGGATAATGCGCAACTTCCCTGTCGCTGGTTTCCGATTTGATGCCGTGAAGCATATCTCTCGAGAgttcattcacgacttTGTCAAACACATCCGCGAAGAGGCACGCAAGCTACGGGAGGAAAGAGGGCTTGAGCCTGCGGACGAGTCAGAGGGACCCATCGCGTTCAGCGTCGGAGAGTTCTGGAAAGACAGTCTAGGCTCTTGTCTCGAGTACCTGGGCAAGTTTGGAGACGAGCAATTTTCGCTCTTCGACGCGCCTCTGCACTACAACTTCAAAGAGGCTGGTGACGGTGCTGAATCTTACGATCTGCGCAAGATTTTTGACGACACTGTCgttcaagctcgacctATTGATGCGGTCACCTTGGTAGACAACCACGATACGCAACAGGGCCAGGCACTAGAGTCGACTGTGCCTGCGCAGTTCAAGCCGCTGGCGTACTCTCTTATTCTGATGCGCATCGATGGCTATCCTTGCGTCTTCCTCGGAGACCTCGATGGCTGCAACCCTACTGGCATCGACAATGGAGAAGGAAAGGCGGACCCGATGGCGGATCTCGAGAAATTCGTCAAGGCGCGCAAGTACTATGCTTACGGTGAGCAGAAGGATGTCTGGGATCATCCCAACTGCGTTGCTTGGGTCAGGACTGGCACCAAGGCTGACGACGGCTCGGGTTACGATGCTTCGGTCACCATCATCTGCAACGGCTCTGCACAAGGTACCAAATGGGTCGAGGTTGGTAAGCGCTACGCTGGCCAGAACTTTGTCGATGTCATCGGATGGTTCCAGGgccaagccaaagtcaacGAGGATGGCTGGGTCGAGGTGCACTGCCATCCACGCTCAGCCTCCATCTGGGTTCCGGAGGACTCCAAGCATCGAGAGTTCTTCTAA